The proteins below are encoded in one region of Effusibacillus dendaii:
- a CDS encoding CidA/LrgA family protein, whose protein sequence is MRGFIKVIVQVLGLVLFSCLVNYIAHKINLKIPGSILALILVFILLKLKIVRLEWLEAGANWLLAALLLFFIPSSVGIVQYGELLTTEGFRLLIDIVFSTLIVMTLTDIITEFLMKHRKEANSK, encoded by the coding sequence ATGAGGGGATTTATTAAAGTTATCGTGCAAGTCTTGGGATTGGTTTTATTTTCGTGCCTTGTAAATTATATAGCGCATAAAATCAATTTAAAAATTCCAGGAAGTATACTGGCACTGATTTTGGTATTTATTCTGCTTAAATTAAAAATTGTTCGGTTGGAATGGCTCGAAGCGGGAGCGAATTGGCTTCTTGCAGCATTACTTTTATTCTTCATTCCATCTTCTGTTGGAATCGTACAATACGGAGAATTATTAACGACTGAGGGTTTTAGACTTTTAATTGATATAGTGTTTAGTACTCTAATTGTTATGACACTCACAGATATAATAACGGAATTTCTAATGAAGCATCGTAAGGAGGCGAACTCCAAATGA